From the genome of Spirochaetota bacterium:
CAGCGCCAAAGCCTGAATGCGAGCCGTTGCTTGATACAATAACACCTCAGACAACCGGTGCCATTAAAGCACAGGCATATGACATAGTATTAAATGGTGTTGAAATTGGTGGTGGCTCAATTAGAATAAACCGGACATCTTTGCAAAAGAAGATGTTTGGCATTCTTGGCATTTCTGAGGATGAGGCAAAAGTTAAGTTTTCATTTTTGCTTGATGCACTGAAGTATGGTGCTCCGCCTCATGGTGGTATTGCGTTAGGGTTGGACCGAATTTTGATGCTTTTGTTAAAGCGCAATTCCATACGCGATGTAATAGCATTCCCAAAAACACAAAAGGGGCAGTGCCTCATGAGCGAAGCTCCATCGCCGGTAAGTGCAGAGCAACTAAAAGAGCTATCTATCAAGGTGGTTGAATTATAATGGTTGATACAAAATTTGAAATTGATGACATATCAATTTATAAACGAATCTGCGGGTATAAAGACAAAAATATTAAAGCAATTGAAAAGCTTCTGGATGTGAAGATAATCCCCCGTGGCAATACCCTGATTGTTGAAGCGTCAGGTGATAATGCAGCAAAAGCAATGCAACTGTTACATCTTATGGGTGATTATTTATGTATGCGTGATTCGCTGTATGAGTTTGATGACTTTGATATACGCTATCTTGCCCTTTCAATCAATCAGGGTATTAAGGTTGATGCTGATGAAATCAACAGGTTGAAGATTGTAATACCCGAAACAGGGAAAACCATAGTCCCTAAAACAATCAACCAGGCAAACTATATGTCTGCAATCCACAAAAGCCCAATTACAATTTCCATTGGGCCGGCAGGTACTGGGAAAACGTATCTTGCTGTTGCAGTTGGCGTGAAGTTTTTGCTGACGGGCAGAGTGGAGCGCATCATTTTAACACGACCGGCTGTTGAAGCTGGTGAAAGCTTGGGCTATCTACCCGGAGACTTTATTCAAAAGATTAATCCTTACCTTAGACCTCTCTATGATGCTCTGTTTGATATTCTACCATACGAGAGAATTTC
Proteins encoded in this window:
- a CDS encoding PhoH family protein, encoding MVDTKFEIDDISIYKRICGYKDKNIKAIEKLLDVKIIPRGNTLIVEASGDNAAKAMQLLHLMGDYLCMRDSLYEFDDFDIRYLALSINQGIKVDADEINRLKIVIPETGKTIVPKTINQANYMSAIHKSPITISIGPAGTGKTYLAVAVGVKFLLTGRVERIILTRPAVEAGESLGYLPGDFIQKINPYLRPLYDALFDILPYERISKYMEKGIIEIAPLAYMRGRTLNKAFIILDEAQNTTSSQMKMFLTRLGNSSKMVISGDITQIDLEKPRQSGLRAAQKILQGIEEITFIEFSKEDICRHPIVEKIIAAYEKHAE